In the genome of Camelus bactrianus isolate YW-2024 breed Bactrian camel chromosome 18, ASM4877302v1, whole genome shotgun sequence, the window CCTGATGAAGAAATACCAGTGTATATCCCTAGTCAGTATATCCCTTGATTTCACTAACACAAAATGAAACAGGTGTCAAGAAATAATTCTCCAtgaatattttcacatttctgcACTGCCATGGCTTTCTGAGCAACGAATTCTGGTACCTGGGTTAAAAGATGCTTGAATAGCAAACAAACCAGGGAAGGTAAAGACCCTGGAGAGATTTTGAGGCACCTGCTCTGGAGCCACTTATTTATATTCAAAAGCGTGAAAGACGCAGGGACTGTCACTTCACCTCCTCTTCCCAGAATGGATTTGCTTACATTTATGAAGCACttgctctccctccttcccccctctctctttctctgtctctacagGGGAGGAGATGCAAATGTGCCAAATGCCCTACATAAGCACTTAAAATCAGAATTTCAGAGTTCCTCTTCTGTGGTGCTCACTCCAGTCTACATGAGGCATGAGGAACCTGAGGTAGGATGCCCTCTGAGCAATTAAGTCTGTCTGTGACCCAGAAAACTCATGCTTCTTATCAGGATAGACAGatgtggatggatgaatagatggaaggaagaaaagtagGAAGCTAggtaggcagacagacagacagataggtgCAACTTAACATAAACAGGGCTGACACATTCCTAGGGACACATGTTTCCTTCCCATTATGTCTGATCTAGGAAATATAGAAGACTTGGTAATAACTCCAAACCCCTTTGAACATGCTTCCCAAAAGTGAGACacacaaatgaacaaactgaGTCTCAGAAGCAAGTAAAACCTAAGGACACTCTAACATAGGCCCTGAATGAGGTTTTGAGAACTCAAAGAACTCATTTGACCCTAGCTGAAAGACTGTCCGAAGAAACTTGGGAAGAGAACAATCATTACGGCAGTGACAGCTGCAAGGCAAACCAGTATAAAACTAATGATCTTCACACGTCAGGTGGGAAAAATACAAGCACTCATGGAGAAGCATAAAATACCACAGTCCTTTATCGTAACTATTTAGTAACCTTGACATAGCAAGGAggatattcatttataaattgtaCTCCTCTCCACAGATATTCATGGGGTGAGAGGGGTGTCATCACTAGGGCAGGGCTGCTAAACATAGAAGGTGGTAACTTGAAAGTATTAGGGACTGTTTGCAAATGGAAACtgtttttatgtattaatttttggTAGCATTAATCATGTTGTATCCTACAGTGGTGTTGGCATTTCTCTTGCATgcacacactgaattactgagcagCACTATGCAATGTGTCTCACACGCTCTGGCACTTCCATTTCATACTTCACAGTTTTAGTGTCACTTTGAGGTTTGAAATGTTTCACAGTTATTTGCTATATGTgggtgccaaaaaaaaaaaaaaagtcagcctaTATCACTGCAAAAGATACTGCAAGAATAGAAAATGGTTAAAGTCAGATGAGAATTTCTGTCCCATTAGCATTCAGAACTCTATCAAGAATCAATTTACTTTTTATCAAAATCTAATTTATGTTCTATAGATGCATGAGTGCATGCAATTATTTTGCTCACTGCATACAGttattataaagttaaatataaactTTTATTGCTGTAGATAAGATTCTATAattaaaaggaaactgaaaataccATACATCTTTTCTAGGCTACAACTTGCCCATATGCTCTCACATAACAAAGCTGAAAGCTCAATTCAGTCACCTGATCTAATCCAGTATAAATATTGAgtgaatttctatgtatatatcttGATGGGTGTCTCAATGTGTTAAAGCAAATCTATTTAAACAAGGATAGAATAACATATCTGTCACAAATATAAATGCATTAAGACTCATCGGACACTGAACAATATACTGATCGACATCTACAAATAACGACAGGCATTTTACCTTCAATTTTTCTAAATAGACACTTGATGACCTATTTCTGCCTGTAGATTATTACTTGGCATGACTCCCCCACTTCACATGCCACCCACACGCAGTTTGGCATTTCACCACCCAAATActgcatgtattttttattaGCATAATCTGTCCagtagtgaaataaaaataaataaataaatgaataaatataatgaTAAGCACAGTAGGACACAAGAAAGGATGCTTCTCATACAAGAGAAGCACTTGTCAAAAATCAAGCACTAAGTCAAGGTttatcctccccctcctcttgtCTTTCCAACTGCACAAGATGCCTCCTCAAGTTTAAATGTCTGGTTTGTTTCATTACAAATGGAAACTGAGAGCCATTAGTAAGcatgaaaaagcaaaaagagaagtAAGCAAATACAGACAGACACTCAAGTAGTGACATGCTTAAGCATGCTCTGAATAAGTTTTAAtatctgaaattatttctttctgacactttaaaagaatatttccttTGTAGGAAGAGGAAATTTATGCTTAAAATGTGGCTATCTGAGATTACAAAAGTTACCCTAAAAGAGGGTAACTTTTCTATCTAGTGCTTAACGAAAAAACAAATAATGAGTAATACTGCTGAACATATTAAGAAAACTACTAAAAGTTCAAAGGGGCTACTCTAGTTTCAAATATTCCAACAGGAATCCAGGTAATCCTGAAAGTGGGTGTGTGGAGACAGGGCCAACCTCCACAGAATGGACCATGGGCATACAGAAAGCTGATTGAGATAGAATGCTAGCATGGTCTCGATTGAGTTTCCAACTTAACCTAAACTCTAACTTGACAAGATCACACTAAAGATGCAAAACTATTGGtgtattttacatttgcaaatttcTCTTTAAATGATACACAATTAAACACTTAGCAGCTACATCACTTAAAACATACAACTTCTTTGTTGGGAGGATAAATGTAGGCTACTTAAAAAGCAATAATGTTACACTATTAAAAAGATTTTGATTTAATGTGGTTACTTATATTAGCCACTTGTATTGGACATTCTGACTCTAGATTTACGGTAGACCCAAAGTACTGAAATTGCATAACAGCCTCATGAAATTGACAAAAAGTTCTCAAAATCAATTAATTGTaattcatattaaaattaaaaattaacacttCCCAGTGGCAGGTTTAGAACTAGGTAGGGGGAGGAAGTGGAAGAAATCGATCACAAAACACACGCAAAACTTCAGAACTATCACTACTTCCTCTTAAAGGGTAGGCAAGCATTGGTTTAGACAGCACACCAAGGCCTCTAACTGTGGTCTCTAGAGAGACTATAGGGCCTTCATTTATTTAGGAACATGCTGCTCTTTGTGTATCAATCGTTCTGTCAGATGCCAGGGGGTTAACAAATGCTAGAAAATGTATGATCTGCACCATCCATAGAATTAGAGAATAACACTTTACGTAGAAAAAGAAGTCGAAAATAGGTACGTATATGCAttactgggacattgtgctgtacaccagaaattgacatattgaaactgactttacttcaattaaaaaaggcaaaagaatcaTATTTAAAAGTAACAATTCAGAATATTCTTGATACTACCAAAGGGAAAATGACTACTATTAAAGGGAAAGTTAGACTAATGGTCAATTGTTGACTACCTGAGATGGTTCcaataaaaatgagagagaatgcATAAGATTCTAAGTCTCTAGGACCCTTTCCCTATTTTACAACTCCACAGTCACAACTCCTTACACTAACAGTGCCTTTCTTGTGTATAAGCATAAGATGACAGTTTGTCCCATTACAGACAACGTTACCTTGGTTATTTGGACAAGGTGGAGTCAGCCAAGTTCCCCATTAGAAATTTacacttttttcctttgtattaataCGTATCTTTTCTGATGATTTGTTGAGATCTTTATAAATTTGCTATTCCTCATCAGACTTCCACGCACTAGTTTTAccattgatgattcttgcctgaatcTACTATTAGGAAGGTTActaaatggtgattttctatttttatcactCCTACTACATGTATTAGTTAGCATTCTACTGCAAGGAAGAGCTGTCCCTTCTCCACCATGTATGTTTGCATACATGTGCTGGTGTGTTCTTCCAGCATAGTCTCAATAGTTTCCATTTTATCCTATGGGTTATATTCTACTAGTATCATTATTTGGAGGCACAAATACTCCCAGATTTAGCCATGAGAGCCCCTTCAAGGACTTCTTTGATCTTTTGACATGACACAGGGGTCTTTTGAAATCCAGATCTGACTGTGTCACCCTCCACCTGTTCAACACCCAATCCTGGCCACAGCCCACACAACCATGACTTCTGCTGTCAAGCCCCCTCCCACCTCAAGGCCTTTGTGCAGGCTGTTCTCTCTGCTCAGAACACTCTTCCCTGCCCTTTCACCAAGTTCCCTCCTGAACGTCTTTCAGGCTCCAGCATCCATTCTTGGGGGTGCACGTTGGCCGACCCGTTGGGCTAGGTTTCCTGGGTGTGTGCCTCACGCTGCTTTGCACTCACATCATTCACTGATTCATGTTGGGCTTCTGCTCCAGACTGAGCTCCCCGAGAGCAGGAGCCGTGCCAGCTCACGCACTGCTGAAGCCCAGCATTGTGCTGGCACACCCTCTGTAGACTCCTTtgtgaatgtatgaatgaatgaatgaatgaatgaatgaacaaatgaatgagtaaactgatttttctcttccttcccgaGGCCTGTGGTAGTGGAGACACGCCCAGCAGATGATCCTACTGCCCCCAGCAACCTATATATCCAGGAATGAgtccctggggttgggggtgtgtgTTAGGAATCAGTCTCtgcacaccctcccctccacagtGGACACAATATTGTGGTCATGACATGCCTGTGTCTCCCAATAAACGTGATCTTACCCTCTGCTGTCATCTTGGAtttctgggggaaggggaggagtgccGAATTCCTGGATGCTTACTGACGCCCCCCAAATTTCAACGATCCAGTACAACATCAGGGAAGTAGCACAGACTTTATTTCTACAGCACATGGCCACCTCTCCCCCAGCAGCCTTGGGAGGAGGGATTTGGGGACTAAGGGGCTTGCTGTAAGAATAAGGCATTTGAAGTGGGAGTGAAGGGCCAGCTGTGGGTGTCTCAGCTAAGCTGGTCCTCATACAGCTTGTGGAAACAATCACCAGCAGGGAAGAAATCCCAACATCTCTCTTGGTACAGACCAGCCCCCACTTTCCTCCCCACCAACCCTTGACCCCTAACCTCACCGCAACTCAACCCTGGAGCCCCTGCCACATCCAAGTCCCCAGCTCCTCCTAGATGTTGCTCCAACACCCAGACCTCAACTGCAGCCGTAACCCCCAACCCCTGACCTCATCTTTGTTTATCTTCTCACCCAAACTCAGACTGAATCTCAGCCCCTGGGAATTCTTCCCCCTCCAGACCCTCAGGCCCAGAACTCAACCTCAACCCCAGGAATCAACCCAGGTCCCCATCTCCCTCAGCCACAGGCCTGCGGGAGATCCATTCCACACATCTCGTCTGTAGTAGGCTCCCATGCGGCATGCCCGGCACCAAGTGAGAACCCGACCCCCAGGAGCTCATAGGACCTGTGTTACTAGGTGGCTGTGATGATGCAGAGACCTAATGCACTGTCAACACTGATATCCAAGTGTTGCTGTTACTATGATCGTCATGGTTATTAGTCCTTTCACCCTCAGCTCCAGCCCAGACAGAGTCAAATCCTGGCCCTCATGAGCTCAGACTTCCAGCCCTAACCCACCCCAGTTCTTGCTCCCAAAACCCTCTTCCCCCACTTAACCCATCTGTGTGTTTCAGCCCCACCCTCGCAGAAGACagacctcctcctccaccccccaaaGTTAGGTCCTGGGCCACAGCTGGGGGGCCGGGGCCAGGAGGCAAGGGTCCACAGATGCTGGGATACTGAGCTCTCCAGGGCTGGAGTCTAGGACACTAGGTCTCTTGAAGTCCTGGACGACCGTCATGATGATCCCACTGGGATCTGGAAGTGGCATCCCTGAACCTAGGTGTAGGACTCAAAATATTTAGCCTGATGAACACTCATCAGTAGCTTTTCCTTGGAAACTCCTGCTGTACCCAGGATTCACCCTTTAGTTGCCAGAGTATGTTGATGTTGTTGGGGGGGGTGGTTAGATGGGAAGGCTGGAGTGGTGGTCGGATATTGTGGGGAGGGTCAGACCCAGGATGCAGCATCAGTTCTGGCAGGGGCAGACTGCAGGGTGCCCTCTCTCGGAGATCATCTCAAGTATTTCCCCACTCTCACTCTCTGTTTCCAAAGCCCAAGTTCCGTTCTCCATCTGACGAGGGTCCTTGGGGAACTGCGGATGAGGGGCAGCTGAGCCCAGGGGTACTGGTCCGCTGTGCCAGTGGGCCTCCCCCCCGCACACCCCAACTTGAGCCTCCCGCAGCCACCCGAAGCCCCCACCTAACCGCTCACGCAGGTAACAGGGCAGGCTGGAGTaggaggtgggcagaggtgggggttgggcagggcagggggtgctTTGGGGGCTGATTTTCCCCACCCCATCTCAGAACCTTCCCTCTGGAACCCAGCCCTCCGGGAGCCTGACCAGCCCCCGCTATTGTCCCCCATGaaggaaaagatgaagagaaagttGAGGCCAGCTGTGCTGAGGACTCACACCTCTGATCGGGGCTGGGGATGCCTGGTTGGGGTTGCGGGGCTGAAGACTAATAATGATGACAggtgacatttgttgagcaactcctctgtgccagacactgaccTCATGTCTTTACATGATATATGCCTTCACAGAAGGAGATAGATAGCACAGAGTTAGACATTGTCCCCCATTtcaaaatggggaaactgaggcacagcggGGTAAGTAGCTTTCGAAGGTCATAAACCtttgaggaggcagaggcaggataTGAACCTTGGCACTCCAGAGTCTTAACCAGGGCaccttcctgtcccctcctctcttctgCTGGATGGGCTGCTGCTCTGCCCCTATGGCCCCCCCAGGGTTGTGCCCTTCTTGTAAAGTTGTTCAATGGCTGCCCTCTCCGGATCCACAGCACAGCGGCTTCGACACACCCCTCCAACAAATGTGAGCATTCAGGAGAGTCTCAGAGTATgtgatggggatggggagggtcCTTAATGGAGGTGCAGATGCAGGGACAAGGGGAGGGTCTTAATGGGGTTGGAGTGGCCGAGCTGTGTTGTGGGCAGAGCCAGGGGTGACAGTTGGGGTTTAAGGATCAAAGATGGGTAGAGTGAAGATGAGTTTGAGAGTGAAAACCAGAAAAATTAGAGTTTGGAGGCCAGGAGTGTCAGATAAGGCAGAAAGGCCAGCGTTTGGAGTACAAGCCTAGGGACAGATGGACCCCATTTACCTCAGTTGCAGGTTAGTGGTAGAGAGGCTAAGATCAGCGTATTGGGGTCAGGAGACTTAGGGATTAGAATGTAGCTGAAAGGGAAAGTATTTGGGGATCAAAGATGTGGAGACAAGGTCAGTGAAGGGTAAATGTTAAGGAAACAGTATAAGAATTTACTTTCTGTCACACTGGACAGAAAAAGCTATACGTCAGGGCATCTGAATTTGAGGATCAGTGTTGAGATAGGAGTAGCATTTAGGGAGCAGACTGGTGAGAAGGGGGGATAGAATTTAGAGGGCTATTACGGGAGGCAAGTTTAGTGTTGAGGTCAGAATTGAGGAGACAGAGGGTCAGGATTTGTGGGTCAGAGATGGAAGAACCAGCAGAACGGGGGAGGTCAGAGGCTGGGGAGAATGAGACCGGCTCCAGGGAACAGGTCAGGGTTTGAGTTCAGATTTGGGAAAACAGGGACTGGAAATGTCAGTGTTGGAGGCAAGTAGAGAATTGAGGGTCAGGGCTGGGAACAGAGTACCCGTGTTTGGGGTCAGATGAGGGGGCCTGGGAGGTCCTCGATGATGAGGCAGGTCCCAGCATCTTCATATCTGTTCCCCAAGACCAGCACTTAGTCCTGGGAGCTGAGAAAGGCATTTTTATTCTGAACCGAAATGATCTGGAGGCCACGCTGGAGATGGTGAGGGCCAGGCATCACCGCGGGTGAGCCAAGGGTGGGAGGCTGGAATTGGGAGGTGCTGCGGTTTTACAGGAGCTGTCTCCTCCATCGTCTGCAGCTCTCTTCTAGCCCGACTACCTGGGTGTTCTCCATCAACCATGTCCTCATGTCTCTCTCAGGTCTGGCTGTGGGTTGGTAGGgatgggttggggtgggggggtcagaACTTAAGGAGTCAATGGTCAGGGTGTGGGAGCTAGCTGGGCACAGCTGAAAAAAACACTTAGGATCCCCTTCCACAGAGCCCACAATTCAAATCCCAGACACGTTTTCAATGTAGGACTTGGGGCAAGAGACTTTGGCTTCCcaagcctctgtttccccatctgtacaatggggctCACAATACTGCCACGTCTCAAGTCAGTTTTGAGGTCATTCCTACAGTGAGTTAgtctttacatttctttgatgGTCATATGACAGTCCTTATCCCACACTTTACTTAACTAGAGTGAGCGAGCTGTATGTTAAAattttgtgtcattgttttagaAACGCTTTGTGTAAAGAATTTCTCATTTGTGAGGAAACACCAAGCCAGATAGGATTTGTGAGCTCATTAATATCACATGTGggatgagaaacttttacagaaTCTCTAGGTATGATTCTTCTTAAACTTTTGTACTATGTGTAACTTCAGCTGACTGGTTAAGTGACCATAGTTTCTCATGTGACTACAGGCACCACTAGTGTTAGGAACGTACTTATTTTACTCACCATTGTTCACCAGAGCCAAGCACACTGCCTGGCCTCCCgtgggaatttaaaatatgttaagtgaGAAGGGAATATATACAGGTGCTTGAGATTTAATGGCTTGGGCATTTCAAAGGGATGTGGCCCAGGGAAGGGATGGGGAAAGCTGGGAGTGTGCAGTGCCCTATGAATTCCTGCTTCCCCTACCTAAACACACCCTGCAGGAAAGACCCCCCTCCTGTATTCTCATAGCAACCTGGGCCTGCTGGAACGGAAAGAGGCCAGAGCAGGAAGCCCCACTGCTCACATCAGTGCCCACCGGCTCCTAGCAAGGTACGAGACCCCTGTGGAACCACAGACCCCGCTAATATCTGATTcctgcccccaccgcccccactcACGCCTACCTTCTTCTGCAGAAAGAACATGGTCTCCACTAAGATCCAGGATACCAAAGGCTGCCAGGCGTGCTGTGTGGGTGAGCGAGAATCTCGTGGATATTCAGAGGGGAGCGGGGCCAGGGGCATGACTTGGACTGTAGCTAGTGAAGAGGGTTGCAGAATTAGGGCAGGGTGTCCAGAGCCCGGGGAAAGATGTGTGGCCTTTGGGGGCGCGGGACAGGGGAGACAGGATTGACCCTAacccatccttccccacctccacagCGGAGGGCGCTAGCTCCGGGGGCCCGTTCCTGTGTGGGGCATTGGAGACATCCGTGGTTCTGCTTCAGAGGTAGCAGCCCGTGAACAAGTTCCTGCTGGTCCGGATAGGGGGCCTGTAAGCACTGGGGACTTTGTCAGGTTCTGTGGCGGGGGCCTTCCACTCTTCTGCTGAGAGCTCTTTGAAGTCGGGCTTCCACCCGAGGTCTCTTCCCAATCTCCCCAAGAGCCCGCTCTCCTGGAGGCTCCTCCTTCTGAGGCCCTCCGGTTCTTTAAGCCCCGCCCTTCGCCCCGGGCCTAATTCTTCTTCAGGCCCTGTGCCCCGCCAGGTCTCTTAGGAGACCCTGTTCAGGTTCTTGGAGCCTCTAAGACTTTGGTTCCTTGGAGGCCACGCCCCCTTGGAGCCTGGCCTTTCTGTCACCAAGGCGGCACGCCCCCTAGTGGAAGCCACGCCCACTCTGAGAACACACACGTCAACTTCTAAGCCATCTGAGGCCTCAGCCCCTCAAGTTTCTACATGGCACCTCCCAAGACTGAGGGCTCCGGAACTCCTTCGGGAGCCCCAGGCCGACTCTCTTCCAAGGCCCCGCCCCTCACAGGCCCCGCCCCAAACCTCCTCTGAGTCCGCCCCTTCCCGAGCGGCCCGCAGCAGATGCTCTTCCCGCTACCCACGCCTCTGCCGGTGTTCTCACTGCTGACCGGGCCAGGCTCCGAGCTGCCCGCCGTTTGCATCGGCGTGAGCCCCGGGCAGCCGGCGAAGTCGGTGTTCTTCCACGCCGTGCGCTTCGGCGCGCTCTCCTGCTGGCGGGGCGAGATGAGCGCAGGTGAGTGGGACAGGTCCTGGGAGGGGTGCGGCTTATCAGGTTAGCGGCGTTGGGTCTGGGTAGCTGGGCGGTGCTTAGCCTGAAGCGTAACTGGGAAGCGGGCTGAACTAAGAGGGGACTGGAGAACGTTGGGTATATATAACTGGTGAGATGGATgacggggagggggagaaggagggtgTGAGGAACTCTGTGATGGGTGGGGTTTAGCCTGCTTGCCTGGGGATACAGAGGATGCCTAGCAGAGTATAGGGGAATGAGGTGGAATTGGACCTTGCACTTCCGCCTCTCCACCAGAGCCCAAGGGACCAGTACAAGTGACTCAGGTCGAGGAAGATAAGGTGATGGTGTTGATGGACGCTAAGGACCCTTCTGGCTCTCCCTCACTATTCCTAGATCTCGGATTTCCGACCCCCACATCATGTAACTGTCAGAAACTCTAACTCCGGTCCTTGCCcgtctttctttgcttttcacaCTGAACTTATTGTCTGGTCCCTCAGTAACCTTCTAAGCCTCACTTACTGCTCTTAAAGCTCCCTCTCTATCTCCTTCGAGGTTCTCTGAAGCTGGTGACTCCAGAGGGGGCCCCAGTCCGGGGGCTTCGAACTCCAGAGATCCCCATGACTGAAGCAGTGGAGGCCGTAGGTACGTGCAAGGACAGTAGGGCCCGGGGTCCTGGTTGGAGGATTAAGTGAAATCCAAGGGTAACAGGCACTGATTTCCTCCCAGCTATGGTCAGGGGTTGGCTCCAACCCTGCTGGAAGCATGGAGTGTAGGTGTGGGCTCTAGGCTCAGACAAGGGAAGCTCCTGCATCCCAGCACCCACAACCCAGTCCCTCCTTCAAACATCTCATTCATCAGAAGGATGGGGAGAACTGAGTCAGGGTGTGAAGTCCTGGAGAAGCTTCCTCCAGTCTCAGTTCAGACAGGTCTCCCTTCTCTACCCCAGTTTCTCTTAGGTCCAGAGCTCATCCAGGGCCaccgtgtgaccttgggtaagggACTTtgcttctctctgagcctcagtctcccaacTATAAAATGGGATCACTATAGAGATATGTGGGTTAAGAGCATggaccagactgcctgggttggaATCCAGCTCAATGACCTTAGGCATATGACCTAATCTtcctgtgcctcactttcctcctctggaaaatggaatgaaaaatgGTGCTTGGCTCACAGAAATCTATGTGTCAGACTTTGCCCTTATGCTTTTGTATTTTCCTTAATCCTTTTGGTCGCCTATCAGGTAGGTATTATGATGTCAAAGGTTGGTAATCTGAGGTGCAGAGAGATTAAGTcacttgcttgaggtcacacagtggATAAGTGGTGTTAGCAAGACTGATTATTTCTGGACCTGAGGATTTCAGAGACTACCTCCCTGCTCTCtttgagggagaggggaggagtctTCTAGACACTGACACATGCACCTTTTCCCCCAGCTGCTGCAGGAGCTGAGAGACCCCACCCTCACCTTCCATCTGCTTGGCTCCCCCAGGTATGAGCTTGGGGTAGGGGAGAGAGGACTGGGAAGGGGGAGGCTTCTGATGGAGAGAGGGCATCCTCACATGTCCCCAGCCACCTGGATCTTTGGCCTGAACATTCTCTAACTTGGTCTCCCTGCTAGCATCTCTGCCCCCTATAGTCCATTCACCAACACAGCAGCTGAGGgggaattttcattttgtatttttattttagctttttattttgacatgACTTTTAGACTCTCAGagaagttacaaaaataaaactaaaaattctgtatccccttcacccagattcctcatattttattttttaaccacatttgcttttttcttctctttcatatacttttagtattttttctaTTTGCATGTGAATTATAGACATGATGACATGATGCCCATTTATCCCTAAATACTTCAATATATGTGACCTATACCAACGCAAGGACATACTCTTACAAACCACAATACAGCTGTCAAAATCAAGGAACTAACACTGAGCTCTCACTGCCTTCTAATTCACACACCCATTCAAGTCTCACCAGTTGTCCCAGTGATGCTCTTTATAACCaaaaatcatactttttttttttttctggtccaggACATGACCTAGGACAATGGGTTGCATTTGGGagtcatgtttattttttcttgaaccCGAAACAATTCTTCAGacttttctttgcatttcatgaccttgacacttttgaagcaTATGGGATATTTGTTTTACCAAACGTCCCTCAAGTTTGATTGAGGTTTCCAGGTTAGGCGTTTTGGGCAGGAACACCACAGTAATGATGGTGTGTCCTCCTCATTGTATCAGATCAGGAAGCAGATGTCAGTTTGTCCCATTACAGGCAACGTTACCTTGGTTATTTGGACAAGGTGGAGTCAGCCAAGTTCCCCATTAGAAATTTacacttttttcctttgtattaataCGTATCTTTTCTGATGATTTGTTGAGATGTTTGTAAATTTGCTATTCCTCATCAGACTTCCACACACTAGTTTTACCTTTGATGATTTTTGCCTGAGTCTACTATTAGGATGGTTACTAAATGGTGGTTTTCTACTTTTATCACTCCTTCTACATTTATTGGTTAGCATTCTACT includes:
- the LOC141573953 gene encoding mitogen-activated protein kinase kinase kinase kinase 1-like isoform X1; its protein translation is MLFPLPTPLPVFSLLTGPGSELPAVCIGVSPGQPAKSVFFHAVRFGALSCWRGEMSAGSLKLVTPEGAPVRGLRTPEIPMTEAVEAVAAAGAERPHPHLPSAWLPQACGSGDTPSR
- the LOC141573953 gene encoding mitogen-activated protein kinase kinase kinase kinase 1-like isoform X2, with the translated sequence MLFPLPTPLPVFSLLTGPGSELPAVCIGVSPGQPAKSVFFHAVRFGALSCWRGEMSAEPKGPVQVTQVEEDKVMVLMDAKDPSGSPSLFLDLGFPTPTSCNCQKL